Proteins found in one Zea mays cultivar B73 chromosome 1, Zm-B73-REFERENCE-NAM-5.0, whole genome shotgun sequence genomic segment:
- the LOC118476141 gene encoding E3 ubiquitin-protein ligase WAV3-like, with the protein MESNSRSNCHGDMRRTCSRSSGGVGGSGHAIFPPQCSHQDQSHSRSVSGSRIVANGLPICELCSARWRSLPSLRSTNPSPRQPPPSPVPSSQPFFRPMEPRVFDDDDPVDRTPRPLRGDQHRGASAEASGGAVALATHCECSALARDASADDFAVLVHARATGMAGAVGAVARAPLDLVTVLDVSGSMAGTKLELLKQAMGFVIDNLGPRDRLCVVSFSSGANRLMRLARMSDAGKSLARRAVQSLAAGGGTNIGEALRRAAKVIDERMHRNAVASVVLLSDGQDTYTVPRRGGYGGRGANYDALVPPSFAYPGAGSRCAPVHTFGFGTDHDAAAMHTIAEATGGTFSFIEDEAAIQDAFAQCIGGLLSVTVQELRLDIACVHPGVRLRAVKSGSYGSHIDADGRSASVDVGELYADEERRFLLFLHVPRARSADADTHTQLVRVACAYRDTATGRGKNAAGEDAKVLRPWGPVTLERSVEVERERVRVEATHGIAAARAAAERGAHAEAVEILRHRQRSVTRSAAARAGDSTCLALSRELREMRARVASRQQYELSGRAYVLAGLSSHAHQRATSRQVMSGGVAEATRGGESAQVRSGALETSGITMSYMTPAMLDMLGRSRRSRELLQQRQQQTELRRTF; encoded by the coding sequence ATGGAGAGCAACTCGAGGTCCAACTGCCATGGCGACATGCGCCGCACATGCAGCCGCAGCAGTGGCGGCGTCGGCGGCAGCGGGCACGCGATCTTCCCGCCGCAGTGCTCCCACCAGGACCAGTCCCATTCCCGCAGCGTTTCCGGGTCAAGGATCGTCGCGAACGGCCTCCCCATCTGCGAGCTCTGCAGCGCCCGGTGGCGCTCGCTGCCGTCCCTCCGCTCCACGAACCCGTCGCCGCGCCAGCCGCCGCCATCGCCCGTGCCGTCGTCCCAGCCGTTCTTCCGGCCCATGGAGCCGCGCGTGTTCGACGACGACGACCCCGTGGACCGGACGCCACGGCCGCTTCGTGGTGACCAGCACCGCGGCGCAAGCGCGGAGGCATCTGGAGGAGCGGTTGCGCTCGCCACACACTGCGAGTGCTCGGCTCTCGCGAGGGACGCGTCAGCCGACGACTTCGCCGTGCTCGTGCACGCCAGAGCAACGGGGATGGCCGGTGCTGTAGGCGCGGTGGCGCGCGCGCCGCTGGACCTGGTGACCGTGCTCGACGTGAGCGGTAGCATGGCGGGGACCAAGCTAGAGCTGCTCAAGCAGGCCATGGGTTTCGTCATCGACAACCTCGGGCCTCGGGACCGCCTCTGCGTCGTGTCCTTCTCCTCCGGCGCGAACCGGCTGATGCGGCTCGCGCGCATGTCCGACGCCGGGAAATCCCTGGCGAGGCGCGCCGTGCAGTCACTCGCCGCGGGCGGCGGCACCAACATCGGCGAGGCGCTCCGCAGGGCCGCCAAGGTGATCGACGAGAGAATGCACCGGAACGCCGTCGCTAGCGTCGTGCTCCTCTCCGACGGACAGGACACGTACACCGTGCCGAGGCGCGGGGGCTACGGCGGCCGCGGCGCCAACTACGACGCGCTCGTGCCGCCCTCCTTCGCCTACCCCGGCGCTGGCAGCCGGTGCGCGCCGGTTCACACCTTCGGCTTCGGGACGGACCACGACGCCGCGGCGATGCACACGATCGCCGAGGCCACGGGCGGGACTTTCTCCTTCATCGAGGACGAAGCGGCCATCCAGGACGCCTTCGCGCAGTGCATCGGCGGGCTCCTCTCGGTCACCGTGCAGGAGCTGCGCCTTGATATCGCGTGCGTGCACCCGGGCGTGCGCCTCCGCGCGGTCAAGTCCGGCAGCTACGGAAGCCACATCGACGCGGACGGCCGCTCCGCGTCCGTCGACGTCGGCGAGCTCTACGCGGACGAGGAGAGGCGCTTCTTGCTCTTCCTGCACGTGCCGAGGGCACGATCCGCGGACGCCGACACGCACACGCAGCTGGTCAGAGTGGCCTGCGCTTATCGTGACACGGCGACTGGACGGGGCAAGAACGCTGCAGGCGAGGACGCCAAGGTGCTGAGGCCCTGGGGCCCGGTGACCTTGGAGCGCTCCGTGGAGGTCGAGCGCGAGCGCGTCCGGGTGGAGGCGACGCACGGCATCGCGGCGGCCCGTGCGGCGGCTGAGCGTGGCGCGCACGCGGAGGCGGTGGAGATCCTCCGGCACCGGCAGCGGTCCGTGACGCGGTCTGCCGCGGCGCGGGCGGGGGACTCCACGTGCCTGGCTCTGTCGCGCGAGCTGCGGGAGATGCGCGCGCGCGTGGCGAGCCGGCAACAGTACGAGTTGTCCGGGCGCGCGTATGTGCTCGCCGGGCTGAGCTCGCACGCCCACCAGCGCGCCACGTCGCGGCAGGTGATGTCCGGTGGCGTGGCAGAAGCGACTCGGGGCGGCGAATCGGCGCAGGTGCGCAGTGGGGCGTTGGAGACGTCGGGCATCACGATGTCGTACATGACGCCGGCGATGCTGGACATGCTGGGCCGGTCGCGGAGGTCGCGTGAGCTGCTGCAGCAACGCCAACAACAGACGGAGCTGAGAAGAACGTTTTGA